One segment of uncultured Desulfovibrio sp. DNA contains the following:
- a CDS encoding phage GP46 family protein: MDICLHFDQEHGLFDALLSGPLADLQGDESLMTAVIISLFTDARAHDDDPLPDERVGVSSDRRGWWGDCLPDAQGEQTLESIGSRLWLLWREKDLDSVVARARQYAEEALAWLTREGHVSSLSVSVERVQPGHLGISVAVQPSASDAPGREWRFVYDYQQAQPVSVRLEA, translated from the coding sequence ATGGATATCTGTCTGCATTTTGACCAGGAGCATGGCCTGTTCGATGCCCTGCTCTCCGGCCCGCTGGCTGACCTGCAGGGCGATGAAAGCCTGATGACGGCGGTGATCATTTCCCTGTTTACGGACGCGCGGGCACATGACGACGATCCCCTGCCCGATGAGCGCGTGGGCGTGTCCAGCGACCGGCGCGGCTGGTGGGGAGACTGCCTGCCCGATGCCCAGGGCGAGCAGACGCTGGAGAGCATCGGCTCCCGGCTCTGGCTGCTCTGGCGGGAGAAGGATCTGGACAGCGTGGTGGCCCGCGCCCGGCAGTATGCGGAAGAGGCCCTGGCCTGGCTGACCCGGGAGGGGCATGTCAGCTCCCTGAGCGTCAGCGTGGAGCGTGTGCAGCCGGGGCACCTGGGTATCAGTGTGGCCGTGCAGCCCTCCGCCAGCGATGCCCCGGGCCGCGAGTGGCGCTTTGTCTATGATTATCAGCAAGCCCAGCCGGTAAGCGTCCGGCTGGAGGCATAG